The Pseudoxanthobacter soli DSM 19599 genome has a segment encoding these proteins:
- a CDS encoding SapC family protein yields MTNSPETKNAVTKNSETKSSETQTPSAAPEAAAPAGLPLFYRSPMLLRAHEHAGFGLRRAAGAGFAAGAVAIPLVAGEFAAAGRHYPIVFASGEAAMPLVVTGVAAGRNLFVDAAGHWRAGTYVPGYVRRYPFIGMADQEGGPLMLGIDSTSDRLSTNARRDGADPFFEADGQPAEAGRAAIAFCEAYAVEHERTRAFAAALEANGLLVEKSLRIEYANPVSGAVSGTDTAPAAAAATAEVNGFRLVDEKAFRALSGEALATFHANGWLDLIALHLASQLSWQALVDASNPAHRAAA; encoded by the coding sequence GTGACGAACAGCCCCGAGACCAAAAACGCCGTGACCAAGAACTCCGAGACCAAGAGTTCCGAGACCCAGACGCCTTCAGCTGCTCCCGAGGCCGCCGCCCCGGCAGGCCTGCCGCTGTTCTATCGCAGCCCCATGCTGCTGCGCGCCCACGAGCACGCCGGCTTCGGCCTGCGCCGCGCGGCCGGGGCGGGCTTCGCCGCCGGCGCGGTCGCCATCCCCCTGGTCGCCGGCGAGTTCGCCGCCGCCGGCCGCCACTATCCGATCGTGTTCGCGAGCGGCGAGGCGGCCATGCCGCTCGTCGTCACCGGCGTCGCGGCCGGGCGCAACCTGTTCGTGGATGCCGCCGGCCACTGGCGCGCCGGCACCTATGTGCCGGGCTATGTGCGGCGCTATCCGTTCATCGGCATGGCCGACCAGGAAGGCGGGCCGCTGATGCTCGGCATCGACAGCACCAGCGACCGCCTCTCCACCAACGCCCGCCGCGACGGCGCCGACCCGTTCTTCGAGGCCGACGGCCAGCCCGCCGAGGCCGGCCGCGCCGCCATCGCCTTCTGCGAGGCCTATGCGGTCGAGCACGAGCGCACCCGCGCCTTCGCCGCCGCGCTCGAGGCCAACGGCCTGCTCGTCGAGAAGAGCCTGCGCATCGAATACGCCAACCCCGTCTCGGGCGCCGTCTCGGGCACGGATACCGCCCCGGCCGCCGCCGCCGCGACCGCCGAGGTCAACGGCTTCCGCCTCGTCGACGAAAAGGCCTTCCGCGCGCTCTCCGGCGAGGCGCTCGCCACCTTCCACGCCAACGGATGGCTCGACCTCATCGCCCTGCACCTCGCCTCCCAGCTCTCCTGGCAGGCCCTCGTCGATGCCTCGAACCCGGCACACCGCGCCGCGGCCTGA